One Fundulus heteroclitus isolate FHET01 chromosome 11, MU-UCD_Fhet_4.1, whole genome shotgun sequence DNA segment encodes these proteins:
- the mpzl1l gene encoding myelin protein zero-like 1 like, with protein MEPRWLKDVCRRVLWPGCLLYVVFVSGPASAIDIHTDPEVIVQNGTTGVLQCTFKSSEVVTKSTTVTWSFQSNQPDHQYFKAPYVIYYFSNGQGYPANTEFKERVQFIGDINKKDASIQLSPAQFSDNGTFFCDVKNPPDVTGTQARTELRVVLKESLPQSSTVIIIWAVCGALFLLVIIAVAACFAIKVLHNRHDYEGCTTLEGGSSDAPRPLKKVESSREGSRCTSPSGPLQGPVIYAQLDHSGSKNSFHKMEPVVYADIRKN; from the exons TCAGCGGACCTGCGTCTGCGATCGACATACACACCGACCCGGAAGTGATAGTGCAGAACGGCACGACGGGAGTCCTGCAGTGCACCTTTAAGTCCAGCGAGGTGGTCACCAAAAGCACCACGGTGACCTGGAGCTTCCAGTCCAATCAGCCCGACCATCAGTACTTCAAAGCGCCGTATGTG ATTTACTACTTTTCTAACGGACAAGGATATCCAGCCAACACTGAGTTCAAAGAGAGGGTGCAGTTTATCGGAGACATCAACAAGAAGGACGCGTCGATACAGCTGAGCCCGGCTCAGTTCAGTGACAACGGGACGTTCTTCTGCGACGTCAAGAACCCGCCAGACGTAACAGGAACCCAGGCTCGGACGGAGCTCAGGGTGGTTCTGAAAG AGTCGCTCCCTCAGAGCAGCACCGTGATCATAATCTGGGCGGTGTGCGGCGCTCTCTTTCTGCTCGTCATCATCGCCGTCGCCGCCTGCTTCGCCATAAAGGTGCTTCACAACCGGCACGATTACGAAGG ATGTACGACCCTGGAGGGCGGGAGCTCTGACGCTCCGCGGCCGCTAAAGAAGGTGGAGTCCAGCCGGGAGGGCTCCAGGTGTACCAGCCCCTCGGGTCCGCTGCAG GGCCCGGTGATATACGCCCAGTTGGATCACTCAGGCAGTAAAAACTCGTTCCATAAGATGGAGCCCGTGGTCTACGCAGACATCCGTAAAAACTGA